The Balaenoptera acutorostrata chromosome 6, mBalAcu1.1, whole genome shotgun sequence genome includes the window GCAAGCCACCCGTCAGACTGTGAGAACCTGAGGTTTGAGCCAGGTTTCAGGAGAGCCCAAACTTTGTAGTTCTCTACATGTTTCCTCGATCCACAGAAAATGAACAGATCTCAGGGGCCAGTGTCATTTGAGGATGTGACCATGGGCTTCACTCAGGAGGAGTGGCAGCACCTGGACCCTGCTCAGAGGACCCTGTACAGGGACGTGATGCTGGAGAACTACAGCCACCTCATCTCAGCGGAGTACTGTGTTACCAAACCAGAGGTGATTTTCAAATTGCAGCAAGGAGAAGAGCCGTGGATGTGAGAGGAAGAGTCCCAAAGTCAGAGCCACCCAGACTTCTGCATAGTTGACCTGATGGAGAAGAGCCAGGAAAAGGAAGACCAGCATTGGTGGAAAGTTGGTTTTGTCAACAACAAAACACCGACTAAAGAGAGAAATAGTGTATTAGGAAAAACATTTTCTCTGGATACAAACTTTATT containing:
- the LOC103003962 gene encoding zinc finger protein 37A-like, which translates into the protein MNRSQGPVSFEDVTMGFTQEEWQHLDPAQRTLYRDVMLENYSHLISAEYCVTKPEVIFKLQQGEEPWM